The following proteins come from a genomic window of Triticum aestivum cultivar Chinese Spring chromosome 6A, IWGSC CS RefSeq v2.1, whole genome shotgun sequence:
- the LOC123130742 gene encoding F-box protein At5g07610 — translation MTSGGGGGEHGCTEQGHLPATDRRGRDEDAPPHSAPPFPFSEAALEMKKKQKLVQQPSPEIPDSALVEILSRVPYRSLCRFKCVSKPWLALCSDPDIRRRCPQTLSGFFYNRSGCGLSFRNLSGRGPPLVDPSLPFLRGRYERVEIQQCCGGLLLCRYRDSYKGRNKKKFGYAVCNPATGEWTVLTLIVLPDPVDGVPVIYNVNDLFLGFDAAVPSRFVVFAPLSNSFGEFAQVAIFSSETRRWASVESEWPYKTVLLGGTACAYLNGTMHLTTHSGTIVSVDAEGETWREIEDGMEEYREVVSIGHSQGSLHAWLIDNDKDPELCVWVLEDYGSGKWTLKHTVEISELFGRQPDKDEACYSMLAIHPDCNLVFLTDNKKMTVSYDMDTRKVDVICTSGELLVGAPYVPCFVEMSAGGH, via the exons ATGAcgtcaggaggaggaggaggcgagcatGGCTGCACGGAGCAGGGCCACCTGCCGGCGACCGACCGCCGTGGCCGCGACGAGGACGCCCCTCCCCATTCCGCGCCGCCATTCCCCTTCTCCGAAGCAGCGCTCGAG atgaagaagaagcagaagctggTGCAGCAgccctcgccggagatccccgaCAGTGCGCTCGTCGAGATCCTGTCGCGGGTGCCCTACAGGTCGCTCTGCCGCTTCAAGTGCGTGTCCAAGCCATGGCTCGCCCTCTGTTCCGACCCGGACATCCGCAGGAGGTGCCCGCAGACCCTGTCCGGCTTCTTCTACAACCGGAGCGGCTGCGGCCTCAGCTTCCGCAATCTGTCCGGGAGAGGCCCCCCTCTGGTCGACCCTTCGCTCCCGTTCCTACGAGGGCGCTACGAGCGCGTCGAGATCCAGCAGTgctgcggcggcctcctcctctgcAGATACCGGGACTCGTACAAAGGGCGGAACAAGAAGAAATTCGGGTACGCTGTGTGCAATCCTGCCACCGGGGAATGGACTGTGCTGACCCTCATTGTTTTGCCGGACCCGGTGGACGGCGTTCCTGTGATCTACAATGTGAACGATCTCTTCCTGGGGTTCGACGCCGCCGTTCCGTCCCGCTTCGTGGTGTTTGCGCCCCTGAGCAATTCTTTCGGCGAGTTCGCGCAGGTGGCCATCTTCTCATCGGAGACTAGGCGGTGGGCTTCCGTGGAGAGCGAGTGGCCTTACAAAACCGTTCTTCTTGGTGGTACGGCTTGTGCCTACCTGAATGGCACAATGCATCTGACTACCCATAGTGGTACAATAGTCAGTGTCGACGCGGAGGGGGAGACTTGGAGGGAAATTGAGGATGGCATGGAGGAGTACCGTGAGGTTGTTTCTATTGGGCATTCTCAGGGCAGCTTGCATGCTTGGCTGATAGATAATGATAAGGATCCCGAACTCTGTGTTTGGGTTCTTGAAGATTATGGTAGTGGAAAGTGGACCCTGAAGCACACTGTTGAGATATCGGAACTTTTCGGGAGGCAGCCGGACAAAGACGAAGCGTGTTATAGCATGCTTGCAATCCATCCAGATTGTAATTTGGTTTTCCTCACCGACAACAAGAAGATGACAGTGTCGTATGATATGGATACTCGGAAAGTTGATGTTATCTGCACTTCTGGAGAATTACTGGTTGGTGCACCTTATGTTCCTTGTTTTGTGGAAATGTCGGCAGGTGGTCACTGA
- the LOC123130743 gene encoding uncharacterized protein has product MAAVLDAWRSKSAAITSWCVSALWSGLRRRHRRTAYALGAGGLKLNYDALSYAQNFDDGSCPGECEPDFTARFAPAGARRPSITCCP; this is encoded by the coding sequence ATGGCGGCCGTGTTGGACGCGTGGCGCAGCAAGAGCGCGGCCATCACGTCGTGGTGCGTGTCGGCGCTGTGGAGCGGGCTCAGGCGAAGGCACCGGCGGACGGCGTACGCCCTCGGAGCCGGTGGGCTCAAGCTCAACTACGACGCGCTCAGCTACGCCCAGAACTTCGACGACGGGAGCTGCCCCGGCGAGTGCGAGCCCGACTTTACGGCCAGGTTCGCGCCCGCTGGAGCGCGGAGGCCGTCGATCACTTGCTGTCCTTAG